gtaaaaagtccctccccagctttcctagagcgcCTTTCGGTACTGGAAGCTGcgctaaggtctccctgcagccttctcttctccaggctgaaacccacgctctctcagcctgtcctgatggcagaggggctccagccttCAGaccatctccatggcctcctctggacccgttcaacagttccacatcctttttatgttgaggattccagaactggacacaggactccaggggGGTCTCACGagaacagagcagaggaggagaaacacCTGCACTTTTTGTTTAGAATAGTAAAACTGAAGCTGTCTCCTGATGTTCGACTGAGCTACTATGACTTGGACACATCTCCTTTGCCGTATTATTTAAGAGATGCTAGGATACACAATGCTGAAAACTCATTTCCATATCAAGGTTGCTCTTCCGCAAACACGCACCTGACTGCTTTaggagaaaaggcagcaggGAAACAAGGGAAGGGATTTATTAACAGATCGCTTACTGAAGTGGAAATGGAGTCAATCACTAAGCAGAGCGTATGCAGAGCTCCGACACATACCCGAATGCCTGTGCGTACAGCTCTTAGTATCACAGGAAGAAGGGAAATGACAGATGCAACAGGGAAGGAGATCCAGTAGTAGGCACTAAGCATGCGAGGAGGTGAGTGAGAGCGGAAATCTGACTGGGAATAAGTGGCTCTGCATCGGTGTGGAGGCACAAGAGGCAAGAACTATTCCTTTCATCAGCTTCAATGTGCCAGTTCGAGCACTATAAATAGCAAGGTAATCAGCACTAACTAGCATAAATGAAGCCAAGGCAGGTGATCTTGTCAAGGCCTTGACAATTCCTGCCTTTGTAGAGGCACTCACCCCGTCATGGACAAGGGCCTTCCAGGTATGTTCGAGCTTCTTGATGAACCTAATTCcagggaagaagcagaaagaaaaagaaagggagattCAAGCACGTACTGCATGTCTAATCCACCTTTCATAAACCACACAGGACTGCTCACTGAGCTGCTAATGATCCCTCCTTCAGTCACAGGGTAGCTTTCCCCCAGCCAACAGAGGTCGGCTGACCATACTGATGCCTCTGCAGTCAGGCCAGGACTCCCTGGGAACCccacagggaaggaggagcagacaatcaccttccatccctggaaatgcgTTGCCCATCCTAGGCACAGAGAAACCTCTTTATGAGCAATTCATTAGATCTCAGAAAAATGGCTCTGTATCACCAAGGACAGGATAAAAATCCACAGCCCCCAGCATGCATTGCCAGACAGCGTTAGGCAGCCTTCTTACTTGTTATCAAACACTCCAGGAGAAAATCTTGCTGCTTTCATTCAGTATTAAAACAGATGCCATAGAATCAaaaaattgtttggttggaaaaaacctgtAAGATCTAGTACAACCacccctgtccactactaaatcagatccctgagcatctcatcccctccagagatggggactccacctgttccagtgcttgacaacccttttcgtgaagaattttttcctattgtctaatctaaacctcccctggtacaacttgaggagGTTATTCCAtcttgtcccatcacttttTACCTGAGGGAAGAGAACAACACCCACTtcatcacaacctcctttcaggcacttgtagacagtgatgaggtctctcctcagcctcctcttctccaggctaaacaaccccagttccactcagctgctcctcaaaggacttgttctccagacccttctccacctctgttcccctcctctggacttgctccaggcCCTCACTgcccttcttgtagtgaggggcgcAGAACTGAATCCAGGATTAAAGGTGCggcttcaccagtgctgagtacaggggcacaatcacccGCCTTgtgctgctggccatgctgtttctgatacaagccaaaatgccatCGGCACCTCAACACACTGAAAGGACAGACGACTGCAGAGTTACCCACCTGTATGACTGAAGGATATCTATTATTCCCACGTGTAGCAGGAGACGCTCTCCTTTGCCATTCACTGCAGGGATTCCTCCCATCCTGCAGGTAAAACAAAAGCTCAGTGAGTGCAGCCTCCTGAAGAGCAGGTCTGACACCCCGAGGCCTGGGGAACGGCAGCAGTGCCGAGCAGAGGGCTGTGATGTGGTGGTGAGACACAACACAAAACCTACTGCATCACCTGGTGGGCAACCATGCGCGGTCACCTGCTGGCCCAGGGTGTTCCCGGGATTCTGCTTGCCTAGATCGCCAAATGCCAGCTACCCAGACAGGACCACGTAGCAACAATTCTGCCGGGGCTAGAAAGCACCACATTGTTTTTTCTAAGCTACAGGACATTTTATTCTGGGGACCAGATTATTTATCAGGTCAGTGTGTGCGTCTGCCTCTCAGGGCAGCAAACCTTTAAGGAAGGCATTTACAGTCCCGTCCACACTGACTCAGTCCTGCCATAGGTGTAGCAACCACTTGCACCAGCACACAACAAAAGCATGCAGGTGTCAGGCAGGGCACTGTAAAGAACGGTGCTACTTGAAAGAATGGAAACACTAAAGTGTTGTCCTGGCTCCACTGTGACTCATTTACCATCAGGACTGGAGCAGCTGGTTTCAGACAGCAACAAACAGCAAACTCCACGTTCGTTAGCAAGCTCAGGCCCCAGAGCCAGAGCGACAGCTGCAAGAGTCACCTGCAGCCCCAGAGCCACTGATGAGGCACAGCATAGCACAAGTTTGGAGCAACCTCCAGCCCGCAGCTCCATCAGTTACTCCAGCACTAGGCTACAATGCTCTTTGTTAACTGCACTGGGATGGCCTCAGGGTACAGTCAGGGATTCCAAAGATGGAGAACAAAGTTCCTAGGGACAGGCTGATCTCTACTTCCACTGCAGTATCTGGATGCTGAGCTAGAACTGAGCTAGTTTCTCCTCCCCAGAGCATGTGTGGATGTTTAGAGGCTATTACAGGAGCTGACAGCCTTCAGACTGGCCTGAGAAGAGGCTGCTATGAGGCAGGAATCTTACAGAAACATTTCCCATCCTAGCTTCCCCCTTTCACCCCACGCTGGCAGCAGTACCATAACCCCCACGAGAGATGCTTGCTCCAGCAGGGCCTCAGTTAGGAATTCACTACTCCAACCTCCTCCCCTGTCCCTCCCAGCAGCGCAAGAGAACCAGGTTTTCACCtacgtgtcatctgtgtctatggacTCTCCCCGGGTAGCCCCACCCTGGATGGATTCCATGGCCGTAGAGTAAAGTGCCTTCTGCCCCACAGGACGCTTCTCATCCGATGTGCTGTGGGCTCCCTCGGACTGCCGCTCCCTTTCCTGCTGGTCTATGTTATGAACCCCAAGCAGGAGGCTGTAGTCCATGATTTTAAAACTTTCCAGCACCTACAGGTTAGTAATGAGTTGAAGAACAAAGACAAAATATCAGGCCATCAGCTCAAATACAGCCCACCCACATTCTCCCTAACAATTCCTTTGCCGGAGCTTGAATGTTTCTCAACCAACAGTCATCTCTGGACTGGATCACATAGTTTGCCCATTCTACAATCAACCCAAGCAGCTGAAGGCTTGCAAATACCACTGATGTACCAAGTATCCACGCACACCATACACCAAAAACATGTTCAGTGCCAAGAGCCCAGCTACAAGGCGAGCAGGCTGCCACAACTTGCTGTACCAGGCAAAGGAAAGCAGCCTTAGTCCTCAGAGGCTGCCATGAGATCCAACTCTACTGCTTTGCTTtcaaggaaaacagcaaaaggaTGGATTTATACTGCTTTGGGGTTAGCAGATGAGCAAGGTTCTCAATCACTTGCTCTTCCTCATGTTTAAGAGCCCCAGATCTTCATTAAACCCCTCcttcagctccctcctccttaCCAGACAGTCTCGTTGCAACGTTTTCACCAGTGCACTGAAAGTGTCTGCATCCAGCATCAGGCCCTCGGGCATGTCCTGTATAAAGTCTAGATCCTTGTACGTAGGGCTggatttctctttctccttcttagATGCCCGGCGTTTGTAGGTTGAGCCTTTCAGGTCAAATTTCAGGTGCATTTTCACCACGCGAGGCAGAATGTTGTTCATCACGACTACGCGGATGTTTTTGCCCCCAGATTGCACACAGTACAGTCCATAAAACTTGGGCAGCAGTGTCCGTGGGTTCTGGTTCAGGTTCTGCAGTAGAgttggaaaaaaagcacagggAATGGTCACTTCAGCACAAGAATCTTGCTGTGTTCAACACAACACATGTCAATAGATTTTGGAGTAGTCGGACCAGAGTTACTTCACCAAGAGTTTCTGAACTTTACATGAGAGTGCACTTGACACGTTTGACCAACCCTTGCATTCCAGTGGCTTGAGGACTTGAAAACACCACTATGCCTTGAATACAGGGAATGGGATGTACAGCACACCCTGGGCAAACAACCAAGTCCGGAAATTCCCCGCTTTCCCCATCAACAGCAGCTAAAATGGGAAACCAAActggaagagaaacaaacacaatAAGTGGGAACttcaagtttaaaaataacacctCTCTTCATCTCTTCAAAAGTGTCAGAAATCAAGAGCTGTTCTATGGCCCAGAATAAACCAGGGATGTGggggttttgaaaaaaaaacccttcctttTCCAGAGAAGCTGTACAAAACCTAGTTGGCCTACGAGCATGGATACCCTGCTCTACTGTCATGTCCTTTTTTTAGGCAGCGATATTATTAGGAACAACATGACAGGCGTGATTTGCTTGTTCAGCTTTGGGAAAATTTGGGAAGGAAACAACAACCCTGCACAATAGGAAAGAAAGTTCAGCCCTGACAGGTTCTGACAGACAGCAGAACCACAGCTGTATTATTTCATGCCCCTCGTCACCTCACCGGGCACATGGGTGAGCCCTCTCTGAGTGTGCTCTTCAACACAGTGcagaataaaaagaacagaGGCAGACGAGACCGAACACAAGAAGGCTTCCAAGTAACTCAGGGTGAAACCACTTTGCATCCTGTCCACAGactcctttcacagaatcatcaaataatttgtttggaaaagacctttgagatcacagaATCCAACCATACtcgtccactactaaaccagatctctGAACACattatccgcccatcttttaaatccctccagggatggggacttgaccacttccctgggcagcctctgcaagtGCTGAACAACCCTTTTCGAGAAGTAGTTTTTGCTATATATGcactctaaacctcccctggcgcaacttgatgccatttctatcacttgttacttgggagaagagatgagcacccacctcaccaaaacctcctttcaagcagctgtagacagtgatgaggtctcccctcagcctccttttccccagactaaacaaccccagtacCCTCAGCTGTCTCTCATAACCCttgctctccatctcctcccccagcttttttccccttctccagacgcgctccagcccctcaatgtctttcttttacACTGGGTGGGTTTCCCGAGAACAGCAGAGGCCACATGTCAGCACCACAGTAACCCACAAACACAAGAATGCTACAACAGGTCACACATAACTGCCCCAGACAGCTAAGCTGTGTTTGATTCACTGCACTGATTGCTAAGCCAGGACAACTGCAGAATCCAGGACAACAGTGCAACTCCACATCCATTTGCCCCCTCTACCTGATTTACTCCTTACATTAAGCAACAGGTAACACTTTCCAAGAAAGCTCCTCCTATCCAAGAATGCTGGCTTTCAGTTATGTACAAACACCCCACACCCTGTCCTTCTTTCGCAAATTTTCCCTAGTAAATATTGAacaattattttcctgaaaacagtGCTTGATCACATGAGTCCAATCCACCACAACAGGCACATGGATGGGGCAGCATTAACGTTGTTTGCCACCACCTTCTCCTTGGCGTCTCCAGGAAATACAGATCCCTGGCCGGCTCTAACAGAATTTCAGTGCCCTCATCTATAGAGCTGGACCCTTCCCCACTGTTATGCAGGGAGATGGCTCCTGGGATACAAGCAACAGCATCGGAAGAcgggctgagagaattgggattGTCCAGCCTGGTGAAAAGATTCCTCCCATCATTCTATGATGATACGGTTTACACCTTGCACCACATGACACCTTCTGGGTTTGATATCTCCTTGctagcctggagaacaggaggctgaggggagacctcattgctctctacaactacctgaaaggaggttgtagagaggagggtgctgggctcttctcccaagtgacggaggacaggatgagagggaatggcctcaagctccaccaggggagatttaggctggacattaggaaaaaatttttcacagaaagggtcattgggcactggcagaggctgcccagggtggtggttgagtcaccttccctggaggtgtttaaggcacaggtggacgaggtgctaagtggcatggtttagtgtttgataggaatggttggactctatgatccggtgggtctcttccaacctggttattctatgattctatgattctatgagatttAAGCACCAACTACCTGCAGCAGACTGGATGTGCAGAACTGGCTGACACCACAGGAGTCTGTAGCTTGGTACTGCAGCCAGTGGGAGACAGGATAACCAGCAACTGCCTTCAGAGTAACTCTGTTAAACCACAGATGCAGGAGATACCCAGGGACAGCAGCCGTTTCCCCACAAACCCAAGGTGGTTGAATTATTGCAATCAACAGCCAGCCTCAAAGCCAGGCCAGGCAGATGCACAGTCCTGAGAGAACAAACTATTGCTGGAAAAACAACATCCAGAAACACACACTGGGAAACCATTTTCAGGCCAGAACATGCCTACAAGCCATGGCACAATTATCTGCCTCAAGTTTACCCACAGAGCTGGCACATAACTGGCAGGATGGGGGCTCTGGGATTAGCTTTGTGACACAGTTAGGTTTGTCTGTACAATATGGGCAGGCCAGAAGAAACCCACGCGGAGGACACGCCCTAAGCAAAGCTCTGGACATAAAAGCTGCCAGGACAAACTCTGTTTGGGTCTAAGACACTGGGCGATAACGCACCATGTAGTAGCCAGGAAGGAGCTTCTGTAGGAATTCAGCCTCCTTGTGCATCACAGTTTTTATGATGAATTCATCGTCGCTGGTGACATAGAAGAGAGAGCCACTGGCACCAGGGTTTGACAGCTCTATCAGAGGTTCGTTACACAATGAATActagggaggaaaagaaaaaaaaagattattacTCAATGCACATCGAGTTCCACGCCTCTGAGGACCTTCCCCAGCTTGTTGTCTCCCTGAAAGATGAAGGGGTTGCAAAGCTTAAGTCAGAACTATCTGCATTATGGGTTGGGTCTAAGCAGGAAAGCTCATGGACAATTTACAATTAGAGGCTGAAATTACAGTTCAGAGCACCCCAGCTGCTCAGAATCAAGCTAATAATCTGCTTTCAGCAACATCCAAGCTTCATAATGACATCTTTTCCCACTCTGCATGTATCACATTTAGGCTTCTTTCAGCACATTACTGTGAGTGCAGACTGGAAGATGGGATTTAAGGGACAGGACAGTCTGCTCAGGGTACCACCCATCACTGCACTAGAGGGAATGCATTGCCCTGGCTGTTCTCAGACCCACCTCTGGCCTCATGCTCCCCCTTACAGAGGGTTTTTACAGCCACATCTCACCACCGCACCCTGCTAGGAACATGAGAAGTGTTACCCCAACTGTCCAATAAAGAAGAATGGGATCAGCGCTGCGCAAGCACAGCACGAGCCCCTGCATGAGGACTGAGCTGGGAGGACATTTCCAGACATCAGCGTGCAAAAGCAGGCCCCTAGATGAGGACGTGCCTAGCAGCAGGGAACAAAGAAAGAATGAGTATGCACATGCCCTTTGCAGTGAGGAACCTACCCCAGGACAACCGCATGGGTGAGTGGGCTCAGGGCAGCACCACATCAGAGTTGCCCCAGTGAGACgtaaggtggggagggggaggtaGGGTCGGTGAGGGATAATCAGAGCAATAAATCGAATGCACATCATTACGTGCTGAAAACAGCTTTCAGCACTGTACAGATTAATGATCCAAGACTTGATCAAGTTAATTATTCCATGCATAATTAAAGGCATTTGCTGTTGTGGCAGGCAAGAGAGAATCGGGGAAGCAGAAGCAACAAATCAGAGCTGTAACCTTTGCAACTGAGGCAGGCTTTTTGCCTCACCCAAGTTATGAACCACTCATCAAATCAGGCAGCATCACCTCAGATGGCCCAGACAGGGACCACAGACACTGCCAAACACTGCAATGGCTCAGACAGGTTCCTGCTCACAGGAGGAATTGCAGCAGGACGCCTATCTACAGTGAAAGAATAGGGCTCTAAAGGTGGAGGGCATGTGCCCATTTGGATGTGTCCCCTTCCCCAGTTCAGCAAGTTCTACTTTCATAAAGAGCAGGACGTCACACACGTGCAAGGGAAAAAATTCAGCCCCAGTGTACTCCAAGCCCCAACAGCCTGTACTATTGGGTATTTAAAAACCAGCCTTTCCAGCTCTGAGGAGCTTTCCGAGCACAAGAACAACTTGtgttttattctgtctttgtaAGATGATTAAAATAACTACACTCACACAGTTCTTGAGTGAGTATACAAGGAAGAATTCTGATCTTTGTCCTCTTAGCCCCAGGGGACATTACAGGATTGCACCCAGCAGAACACAGCTCCTTTCGCTTGTAAACACAGTAAGTTATTGTCACAAGCAACGGAGAGGGAACCCCATAGCACAGCTTACACAGCACATGCTGTATGCAGATCAGTTCCTTTCCCTCCAGTGGAAGCAGGCAGCTACCTCTTAGCAAACAAAGTCTTGGACTGAGTGGTGCTGGTTGTGCTGTGGTTGTCACTAAATTCcctccaaaactgaacagacACCCTAAATCCACAGCCTGTTCCCACTCCTTGCTGGGATCAGAatggttcatagaatcatggaataatttgggttggaagggacctcaaagcccatccagttccaccccatcaccacgggcagggacacctcccattggatcaggttcctcaaagccccatccagcctggccttgaacacctccagggatggggcagccaccactgctctgggcaacctgggccagggcctccccaccctcaaagcaaaacatttctccctaacgtctcatctcaatttcactactttcagcttcaaatcattccccttcatcctgtccctgccttccctgatcaagagctcctcctcagctttcctggggcccctttctgtactggaacctgctctaaggtctccccagaaccttctcttctccaggctgaacaaccccagctctctcagcctgtccttgtaggggaagtgctccagccatTGGATCATCTCCATTCCTCAATTCTTTTCTGTCCCTTTTCAACAAGAATTGTTGACAGCCTTGATTTAGGGTCAATTGCCCAGTGTTATTCTGGCCTATCTCGATaaaggagagacagagaaatCCAAAAATATATCCGTACCAAGTAATCATCTGGACGAATCCCAAAGAGTTCTCGGAAATACCGAAAAGCCACTGGTGCATAGGTCTTGAACCTGAAGTCAGCGTAGTGGTGAGCAGGGGTGAGATTACTGCCTTCACTGCATAGAACAGACGTGACATCAGCAGGGCCTCAGTACGACCCTTCAGCAGATACGTACAATCACATCAAGGCTACTGTATACTTAGATGAACTGAGCCTTGCAAAAAGATATGttaggaacaacaacaaaaacaaaaatatcttccttttgtagcagaagaacagcaaaacAGGTTTTAAATTAACTGCCAAAATCTATTTCCAAAGAGCACAATGAACAACAACTTGCCAAGCTGAATGTATTTACACAGAAGAACAGAACTTTGATGAGCTTTGTTTATTCACAGAGTTAAAGAGCTACCAGAATgagtttctttcatctttcatgGTATAATTTTGTGGAAGAAATTCAATATGGACAGGTTGAAAGAGAGGCATGCAGAAGGGCTCACAAACTCAAGCTCACAGTACTGCATCTTACACTGCACTTCCTTGCAAGCCAGCATACTGCAGAATCTAATGCTTCCCACTGTGATGTTTGGATGGAATAGATGGATATTTAAAACATTCAGGGCATCTAACTCTGATCTAAAGACAGATATAAGCTCTCTTGAAAAAtcagtgaaaggaaaaggaataacTCAAccatttgttctgttttccctgTCTCCTTtaccttgggaaaaaaatgctctcCACCACGTAGAAGTCCTGCATCAGGACATCTCTCTCTGGCTTGGAGCTCAGATTGCCAACCGTATATCCAATCCCAAGCTGGATGGCCCCCTTCAGAGTGGATGAGGTGGTCTGGCAGAAAGAAAGGAGCTGTCAGCAAGCACTTCCCAGCAGATTATCACGGTAGCATCGCCTATATTACAACACAGTTGTGTCTATGGCTTCTGTAGGGTCACCTCAGGCACCATGTGCTGCTAAACAAGTTCAGCCCCCTGCGGGGGAGATGGATTAAGGCTTCCAGAAGGTTTGCCATTTGCAAGATTATACAGTACAAGGGTGCTGCATAAAATCTAAATCAGATTGGCAGCTACAAACAAAGCGAGCCAGGAGAgcttggctgtgctgctgctgaccTCAGGCCCCAGCCTCTCAGCCCGACACCCACCCACAGCTGCCAGCCCCCACTCCGAAAACCCAGACCTTTTTGTAGGTGGTTTCACCAGAAGCATCGACGCCACGATGGCCGATCTTCTTTCCTTGGCCAGGCTGTCCTGGAAGCGATGGTCCCTGCAACGACAGAGCACAGCTAAagcccagagctgcagctgacCCAGCCGACAAGAACAGGCAGAGCAGCGCAGAAACCACCCTGCTCTCACAGCTGTAGTGGACAGAGGGGTTGCTTCCCACCACTGGAGAATACCTGCAGAGTGCAATCAGTTTAACAGACACCTGAAAGCTTTGACTAAGGCTGACTGGATTATACACCCATCCCTCCAGACAAGAAGAGTTCGAaggctagagaacaagtcttaggagaagcggctgagaaagctggggttgtttagcctagagaaggctaaggggagaccttattgctctctatagctacctgaaaggaggttttacagaggagggtgctgggctcttctcccaagtgacaggtgacaggatgagagggaatggcctcaagctctgccagggaaggttcaggcttgacatcaggaaaatgtttttcatggaaagggtcactgggcactggaacaggctgcccagggaggtggttgagtcaccttccctggaggtgtttaaaggacgggtggatgaggtgctgaggggcatggtttagtgattgatgggaatggttggactcaatgatcctgtgggtcttttccaacctagtgattctgtgaatatccAAACTCTTCATGTGTCACCCTCAGCATCAACTGGGCAGAGCCCTCGAAGATGCTGCATTCAGGAAAGATCTGCTTGCCCCCTGGCTGTCACAACCTCACAGGAGTTGCTTGACTGTGGTTCCTCATTGATTTAAAATAGTGCTGTATTAAATcaaacagagagagaagttTATTCTTAAAAACCCCATGTCTTCAAGTGTCAACATTGGTACCTTGCACTTAACTGGAGAAACAAGGGACAGGGAACAGGGAcagcacagccccacttctGCGCTCAGGTGGAGATAATCCATTTAAGCAAGACCATTTGTTTACAATTCAAAGAACAAGCTCACCCTGGGTGAATGGCAATAACAGCTCTTCCTAAGTTTTCACAAAAAGTTTATAGGAATGCTATGGGACTGCCAGCATTTCAGAGTGAGAACAAACTCACTCTCACCCcacttcctcctcttcttcctctgagcCTGCCTGGGTCTCTTCTTGCTAATCCAGGAAGGAGAGACTCATGGCTGCACCCTTGAACAAGCCAATACAACTGTGTTTTGTGGAGTTCAACACAGCTCAAGTGCAAGGCCTCCATACTCCACCCTAGGTTAACACCTCAccttctccccagctctcccGCTAGCCCAGCGGAGTGTGGAAACCAGCTCGTGGAACAAGCCAACAGCGGCATTTGGGGTGTTGTTACAGCAGAGAACAGCCAGGCTTTGGATGTTCCTTTAAGCAGCGTGCAGAGAGCCAAGGTCACTTCCCAAGTGACAGCATTTTATCACTGTCTCTCTCGAGTGCTGCACAGACTCATCTCTCAGAACTGATGTCTGCAGCAGACAACGTACAATGCTGCTCTGACTACAGAAGTTCTTTGTGCTTCAGCTTTTAATCAGGAGCTTGCAGCTATTTCTGGTCAAAGTGCTTGTACTCCTGGTTCTAAGGGGCAGTTTGATTTCTCCTTCAAAAATCTTATTTCTCACTCCATTCTAAACACTCAGCATGGCCAGGCTTGCAGCCGAGCCCTCCTTCTCCACACAGCCATGATTAGCAGCTCAGCTTATCCTTCCCTTGCAGCTTCCAGCCGACAAGCTGGATCCTATTACACGCAAGCTCAAGCTGTACAGTCGTGCCTCGCCACGTGGCTCCACATCATCCTCTCAAAACGATTAACAGACACAGGTATTGATTAAGTGGCTGCCATCAGATGAAGTGCAGCAACAGCAGTCTTCCACAATCTCTTCCTCTACCTATGACCATGCTTCCAGGGCAAAAGAAAATGATGCTATTTGTGCATTGAACAAAGCAATCAACTTCCACAGAAGTTAAGCTTCCTACTCACATTCCTGGGAGTCTGATGCAAGGATTCTACTCCTCATGTATAAAAACGCTGCTCATCCCAGGCCAGCAGTGTCAAGGGCTATGTCAGAAAATATGATCAAACAAACATCATTTGAACACAGTGCCCTACACCAAAAGCATGGGCTGCAGGAACAGCTTTCAGGCACAGATCCTCCTACCGGGTTCCCTGCTGCCAACTGTGAGGAGTTTTGCTCCAGAAGGTAACAGTGATTCAGCAACCTGCGACCTGGATTATGTGTGAGAGAAGACCAATCCCTTGAAATGTTCCCATTTTGTCTTCACAAATTGCTGCCACCTGGACTCGTTCCCAGGAGAGGGTGAGACCAAACACAGCGCCCTGGTGACACCCAGCACATGGATTCTCCATTTATCACCTTCAGGTTCTGGCAAGGAAGAGGTGCCCTCAGCCACATACAGATATGCATCATGCCACTAGAACTGGCCATGTGGTGCACATAATCCCTTCACATCCCCTCTGTAACTGTGATGCCACCCAGGGACTCCAGGGACCTGccactgattttctttctccctaATAACAGATAGCAGATTTTCAGTACTTTT
Above is a window of Phaenicophaeus curvirostris isolate KB17595 chromosome 28, BPBGC_Pcur_1.0, whole genome shotgun sequence DNA encoding:
- the PIP5K1C gene encoding phosphatidylinositol 4-phosphate 5-kinase type-1 gamma isoform X7 produces the protein MELEVPEEAEGSAAAGAGAITPEAGGGGLDTAGGVASKKAAVTEGPSLPGQPGQGKKIGHRGVDASGETTYKKTTSSTLKGAIQLGIGYTVGNLSSKPERDVLMQDFYVVESIFFPSEGSNLTPAHHYADFRFKTYAPVAFRYFRELFGIRPDDYLYSLCNEPLIELSNPGASGSLFYVTSDDEFIIKTVMHKEAEFLQKLLPGYYMNLNQNPRTLLPKFYGLYCVQSGGKNIRVVVMNNILPRVVKMHLKFDLKGSTYKRRASKKEKEKSSPTYKDLDFIQDMPEGLMLDADTFSALVKTLQRDCLVLESFKIMDYSLLLGVHNIDQQERERQSEGAHSTSDEKRPVGQKALYSTAMESIQGGATRGESIDTDDTMGGIPAVNGKGERLLLHVGIIDILQSYRFIKKLEHTWKALVHDGDTVSVHRPSFYAERFFKFMTNTVFRKNSSLKSSPSKKGRSALLAVKTAGPTAAFSASQLPSEKDETQYDLRAARSYPTLDDEGAKLNQDRGEGRPDLLPCTPPSFEEATTASIATTLSSTSLSVPERSPSETSEQPRYRRCTHSSGQDGRSHEEARVEEELQQICVELEPKCDVEIIAPEEEDKEEAASSACAIVTSTATIEVETASQASEPASQASDEDDVPVTDIYF
- the PIP5K1C gene encoding phosphatidylinositol 4-phosphate 5-kinase type-1 gamma isoform X3 — translated: MELEVPEEAEGSAAAGAGAITPEAGGGGLDTAGGVASKKAAVTEGPSLPGQPGQGKKIGHRGVDASGETTYKKTTSSTLKGAIQLGIGYTVGNLSSKPERDVLMQDFYVVESIFFPSEGSNLTPAHHYADFRFKTYAPVAFRYFRELFGIRPDDYLYSLCNEPLIELSNPGASGSLFYVTSDDEFIIKTVMHKEAEFLQKLLPGYYMNLNQNPRTLLPKFYGLYCVQSGGKNIRVVVMNNILPRVVKMHLKFDLKGSTYKRRASKKEKEKSSPTYKDLDFIQDMPEGLMLDADTFSALVKTLQRDCLVLESFKIMDYSLLLGVHNIDQQERERQSEGAHSTSDEKRPVGQKALYSTAMESIQGGATRGESIDTDDTMGGIPAVNGKGERLLLHVGIIDILQSYRFIKKLEHTWKALVHDGDTVSVHRPSFYAERFFKFMTNTVFRKNSSLKSSPSKKGRSALLAVKTAGPTAAFSASQLPSEKDETQYDLRAARSYPTLDDEGAKLNQDRGEGRPDLLPCTPPSFEEATTASIATTLSSTSLSVPERSPSETSEQPRYRSHEEARVEEELQQICVELEPKCDVEIIAPEEEDKEEAASSACAIVTSTATIEVETASQASEPASQASDEDDVPVTDIYFFTDGRYWIYSPRQRRLRTTSNSSGIPTDERSWVYSPLHYSAQLHSVSDEESDT